The following nucleotide sequence is from uncultured Fretibacterium sp..
AGAGGCCCTTGGCCGATTGGAAAGTGAGGGGCTCGTTTCCTTCAAGCCGCGTATGGGATGGCGGGTCAGTTCTCTTTCGATGGAGGAGTTTGTGGATTTTCTGGAGCTGCAATGCGCGCTTCGCTATTTCATATCGGATTCGCTCGGACCTTTTCTCGATAAGATCGATTTCGGCCTTCTGCACTCCATCAACAAAAAACTGCCTCAGTTGGTGGCCGAGCACAAGTATCACGAACTGATTCATCAGAATGATCTTTTTCATATCACGATTTTTTCTGCGCATTCAAACCGCCTTATTCTGCGTCGTTTAGAGGAGATCGACGGGATTATCCGCCTGCAGCGGGTCCGTTTTTTTGAGCAGGAACGTATCCGGTTTCCCCTGTTGGCCGATAACGCGTTTGTTCAACATCAAGAAATTATCAAGGCATTGGA
It contains:
- a CDS encoding GntR family transcriptional regulator; this encodes MEIPSVGEIICNEIRQRIFDGQYASGDRINVDELARKLNISKTPVREALGRLESEGLVSFKPRMGWRVSSLSMEEFVDFLELQCALRYFISDSLGPFLDKIDFGLLHSINKKLPQLVAEHKYHELIHQNDLFHITIFSAHSNRLILRRLEEIDGIIRLQRVRFFEQERIRFPLLADNAFVQHQEIIKALESRDPERISRVSREHHESVLDAFKCMSRETSEKTEKHVLD